Proteins from a single region of Clupea harengus chromosome 5, Ch_v2.0.2, whole genome shotgun sequence:
- the LOC105904139 gene encoding actin-3-like, producing MAEHNSIDNLGDMAVVIDPGSAYTKAGFSGDERPRAVVRSTAGRSAYRPDESGRVGGFRGSSAAADPPGPGAPSSHSALGDGLITDWDALEQLWSALLQEELHVCPQEHAVLATDSPLAPPAQRQRLAELLFEQFGVPALYLSHRPVLSLYSYGLVTGLLVDSGSSATRVCPVYSGYCLPHANYSMPLGGAAVSAYLRRLLGEAGSRPGGGASERRSLLREVKRQSCYVSQDFEQELRQGSEVTEYRLPDNTTVALGNERFRCAELLFCPSLDGAAQPGVHILAMSSLQSSAPEWQEELLANVVVCGGSSLLGGFPERLQAELERLAPRGSRVRVLSSSQRHFSSWLGGSIVAGLSSFQPLWVTSADYQEQGPAVVQRRFY from the coding sequence ATGGCTGAACACAATAGCATAGACAACCTGGGCGACATGGCCGTTGTGATTGACCCTGGTTCTGCCTACACCAAGGCTGGCTTCTCTGGAGACGAGAGGCCGCGGGCTGTTGTACGCTCGACCGCAGGACGCTCTGCGTACCGACCCGACGAGAGCGGCCGGGTCGGGGGCTTCAGAGGGAGCAGCGCGGCGGCGGACCCTCCAGGCCCCGGGGCCCCTTCCTCTCACAGCGCGCTGGGTGACGGCCTGATCACTGACTGGGATGCGCTGGAGCAGCTGTGGAGCGcgctgctgcaggaggagctgcACGTGTGCCCCCAGGAGCACGCCGTCCTGGCCACGGACTCCCCCCTAGCCCCCCCTGCCCAGCGCCAGCGCCTGGCCGAGCTGCTGTTCGAGCAGTTTGGCGTCCCGGCGCTCTACCTGAGCCACCGGCCGGTGCTGTCGCTCTACTCCTACGGCCTGGTGACGGGGCTGCTGGTGGACTCCGGCTCCAGTGCCACCCGCGTCTGTCCCGTCTACAGCGGCTACTGCCTGCCCCACGCCAACTACAGCATGCCACTGGGGGGCGCCGCCGTCTCCGCCTACCTGCGCCGGCTGCTGGGGGAGGCGGGGTCGAGGCCGGGGGGCGGGGCCAGTGAGCGGCGCTCGCTGCTGCGCGAGGTCAAGCGGCAGAGCTGCTACGTGTCGCAGGACTTCGAGCAGGAGCTGCGCCAGGGGTCGGAGGTCACGGAGTACCGGCTGCCCGACAACACCACCGTCGCCCTGGGCAACGAGCGCTTCCGCTGCGCGGAGCTGCTGTTCTGCCCGTCGCTGGATGGGGCGGCCCAGCCGGGCGTGCACATCCTGGCCATGAGCAGCCTGCAGAGCAGCGCCCCCGAGTGGCAGGAGGAGCTGCTGGCCAACGTGGTGGTTTGCGGCGGCTCCTCTCTGCTCGGCGGCTTCCCTGAGCGCCTGCAGGCGGAGCTGGAGAGGCTGGCGCCGCGGGGCTCCCGTGTCCGCGTCCTCTCCAGCTCCCAGCGCCACTTCTCCTCCTGGCTCGGGGGCTCCATCGTGGCCGGCCTCAGCAGCTTCCAGCCCCTCTGGGTGACCAGCGCAGACTACCAGGAGCAGGGGCCCGCTGTGGTGCAGCGCCGGTTCTACtag